The sequence AGTCATCTCCAATAGGTGTATTTTAgtctaaaaatgaattaatttccaGTGATAACTATAGTTCTTATTTGATAATAGATATTGAAGATATTAACAGTAAAGCTTAGAgcataataagaaataaaattttatttttaacagagtaAATATATTCCAGAAATTTGAGTAATTTAATATGACACTAACCCCAAAATCTGATCATTTAATAATACTTTGTAAGACTTTAACCATACTTCATCCCACACTTCTTggcaattacttttaaaatatgaattcagaGATAAATTATTCCAAACTATAAAAAGCAAGTAGTAACTTTTTCCTAAGTAATCTAGCATTCAATATTACAAATCTGAGTGCAGTAACTGCCTAGGACTCTAAGCGCCGCTGTTCACCTACTTGGAGATAAATGCAACCAAAAACCGTCCGGATACTCTGGGCTCCCACCTCACAAAGACCCGCAGATCTCACAAACCAACTGCAGGACTGCAGCAAAATTCCGCCCCTAAATTTGGGAAACTCCAGCTTTCCATAAGATGATCTGCAAAGCAGCAACAAGGTAAAGAAGACATATATGCCCAGTGAAGATTCTGAGTGGATTCCTTAGTGAAAGAACAATGGCCACTCCAAAGAATTACCGAGGACGCGGCGATCTGGTACTGCTGTGCGCGCTCCTGGGCACGCTAGGGGAGATCGGGAGAGGACAGATCCACTACTCCGTGCCTGAAGAGAGCGACAAAGGATACTTCGTGGGGAACATCTCCAAGGACCTGGGGCTGGAGTCACAAGAGCTGGCGCAGCACGGAGTCCACATCGTCTCCAGAGGTAGGAGGCAGCTCTTTGCTTTGAACCCGGGAAGCGGCAGCTTAGTCACCGCGGGCAGGATAGACCGGGAGGAGCTCTGCGCTCAGAGCGCGCGGTGTCTTGTAAATATTAACATCCTGGTTGAGGATAAAGGGAAACTTTGGggaatagaaatagaaatcacTGATATCAACGATAATAATCCGAAGTTCCAGGTCGACAATGTGGAAGTAAAAATTAACGAAATTGCTTTGCCCGGAACACGTTATCCACTCCCAGGGGCTGTTGACCCCGATGTGGGCTTGAATTCCCTGCAGAGCTATCAGCTCAGCCCCAATCACCACTTCTCCCTGGACGTGCAAACTAGAGACGACGGAACTATAAGCCCAGAGCTGGTGCTGGAGAGCGCCCTGGACCGCGAGGAGGAGGCTGCTCACCGTCTGGTCCTCGTCGCCTCCGATGGAGGCGAACCGCGTCGCTCCAGCACAGTGCACATCCGAGTGACAGTGTTGGATACAAACGACAATGCCCCGGTTTTTGCTCAACCGATTTACCGAGTGAAAGTCCCAGAGAACGTGCCCCCGGGCACCCGGCTGCTTACTGTAAGCGCTAGCGACCCGGATGAGGGAACCAACGGAGAAGTGGCTTATAAATTCTGGAAAATTAGTGAAAAACAATCTCCGTTATTCCAGCTTAATGAAAATACTGGCGAAATATCAACAGCAAAGAGTTTAGATTATGAAGAATGTGCATTTTATGACATGGAAATACAGGCTGAAGATGTGGGGGCACTTCTGGGACGGACCAAAGTGCTCATTTCAGTGGAAGATGTCAACGATAACAGACCCGAAGTGACCATTACATCTTTGTTTAGCCCAGTCTTGGAAAATACTCTTCCTGGGACAGTAATTGCCTTCTTGAATGTGCATGACCGAGACTCTGGGAAGAATGGTCAAGTTGTCTGTTACACACGTGATAACTTACCTTTTCaattagaaaaatcaatagaTAATTATTATAGATTGGTGATATGGGAATATTTGGACCGAGAAAAGAtctctatgtataatataacAGTGGTGGCCTCAGATCTAGGAACCCCACCTCTATCTACTGAAATTCATATTGCCGTGCACGTGGCAGACACCAACGACAATCCACCCATTTTCCCTCATGCCTCCTACTCAGCCGATATCCCGGAGAACAACCCCAGAGGCGCCTCCATCTTCTCTGTGACGGCCCATGACCCTGACAGTGGCAACAATGCCCAGGTCACTTACTCTCTGACCAAACACACCATCATGGCGACGCCTCTCTCGTCTTATGTCTCCATCAACTCTGACACTGGCGTCCTATATGCGCTGCGCTCCTTTGACTATGAGCAGATCCAAGACTTGCAGCTACTGGTGACAGCCAGTGACAGTGGGGACCCTCCACTCAGCAGCAACGTATCACTGAGCCTGTTCATCCTGGACCAGAACGACAATGTGCCAGAGATCCTGTACCCCATGCTTCCCACCGACGGTTCCACGGGTGTAGAGCTGGCACCCCGCTCTGCAGAGCCCGGCTACCTGGTGACCAAGGTGGTGGCTGTGGACAGAGACTCAGGTCAGAACGCCTGGCTGTCCTACCGCCTGCTCAAGGCCAGCGATCCAGGTCTCTTCACGGTGGGGCTGCACACGGGTGAGGTGCGCACAGCGAGGGCCCTGCTGGACAGAGACGCACTCAAGCAGAGCCTGGTGGTGGCGGTCCAGGACCATGGCCAGCCCCCTCTCTCTGCCACCGTCACACTCACCGTGGCAGTGGCCAGCAGCATCCCAGAAGTCCTTGCCGACCTGGGTAGTATCAGGACCCCCACCAGCTCTGATGATTCAGACCTCACACTGTACTTGGTGGTGGCAGTGGCCGTTGTTTCCTGCATCTTCCTCGCCTTTGTCATTGTGCTGCTGGCTCTCAGACTGTGGCGGTGGCACAAGTCGAGTCTTCTCCAGGCTTCGGGCGTCGGGTTGGCAGGCCTGCCAGCCTCAGGCTTTGTGGGCATGGAGGGAGTACAGGCTTTCCTGAAGACCTATTCCCATGAGGTCTCCCTTACCTCTGATTCGCGGGGAAGTCACGTGATCTTCCCGCATCCCAACTATGCGGACACGCTCATCAGCCAGGAGAGCTGTGAGAAAAAGGATTCCTTGTTAACATCCAGAGATTTTCATGAATGTAGGGATGAAGCTGCTTCTGTTCAGGTGAGTTCAGTTCTTTGTTTACGTTTATTTCTTAgaggaattatattttttatacatttaagttGTGTTTTGAAACATGCATTgtgaagaaagtttaaaaataatttttgaggtGTACCACAAAGTTTTGGGTTTGTGTTAGTGATACCATAAAATTGAGTTCTAATCAACATAATTGTTTTATCTGCTTTCCAAAGGCTTAGACAAGATTGTTTAAATATGAACTCTTGACCTCTTAAAGCCTtccatattttaccacaattatcACTTATTCACTTAAGAAATAGTTACCCAATCACATATGGTCAGTTCGTTttatatataggaatatatgtgtgtgtgtgtatatacacacatatatatgtatacatataaattaaaacttaCAAAACATTACTGAGGCTTCTAAACCCTTGTATTAGCTTAGTAAAAGTAAAATACATCTCAGAATTTTTAGGATTCTTAGGATTGCAAAGAATCCTAAGAATTCTTCGCTAAAACTAAAACTAGGCTCTTGaaattttcttcactttaaaCCTCTTTTCTGAGCCCTGCATCTGGATCACTACCGTTCAAAGCTTTAATACTtcttatatttcaaaacaaacatattttaaagggtGGTGGTAGATGAGACTGGTCCCTAACACACACACCACTGTTTTTGTGTGTCAGTGGTCACCCAGGACTCATACCAATGGAGACATAGAATCTGAAGCCTAAAATGGTCattgccccctgcccccatcaaATTTGCAATAACATGTCATTTTAAATTGTTGAAAATGacttttgtaaaatacagaaGAACGTGTTTCATTAGAATTCCAATGAGCTGTTTTGATTGTACAGCCATGTGAAATGTGTTGTGTTCTCATGGTTCGAGTTCGAGAGTGTTGGTTTTAAGAACAGAAGTTACATGTACACAAATtctaaacaaaccaatcaaaaatgattcaattaaaaatgattaaaattcaattaaaaatgattcCGTCTGGACTATATGACTTCCATATCCCTTGTTATAGCATTTAAATAAAACCTCTGATTTTTCATCAGATGAGAGTGGAAATCACAATGAATTATTCGTTAGTAATTAAAAGGACATTTCCCAGGGATTGTGCTATGTTCCTTCCAATTTTGCGTAT comes from Tursiops truncatus isolate mTurTru1 chromosome 3, mTurTru1.mat.Y, whole genome shotgun sequence and encodes:
- the LOC101336507 gene encoding protocadherin gamma-A8 isoform X9, which translates into the protein MATPKNYRGRGDLVLLCALLGTLGEIGRGQIHYSVPEESDKGYFVGNISKDLGLESQELAQHGVHIVSRGRRQLFALNPGSGSLVTAGRIDREELCAQSARCLVNINILVEDKGKLWGIEIEITDINDNNPKFQVDNVEVKINEIALPGTRYPLPGAVDPDVGLNSLQSYQLSPNHHFSLDVQTRDDGTISPELVLESALDREEEAAHRLVLVASDGGEPRRSSTVHIRVTVLDTNDNAPVFAQPIYRVKVPENVPPGTRLLTVSASDPDEGTNGEVAYKFWKISEKQSPLFQLNENTGEISTAKSLDYEECAFYDMEIQAEDVGALLGRTKVLISVEDVNDNRPEVTITSLFSPVLENTLPGTVIAFLNVHDRDSGKNGQVVCYTRDNLPFQLEKSIDNYYRLVIWEYLDREKISMYNITVVASDLGTPPLSTEIHIAVHVADTNDNPPIFPHASYSADIPENNPRGASIFSVTAHDPDSGNNAQVTYSLTKHTIMATPLSSYVSINSDTGVLYALRSFDYEQIQDLQLLVTASDSGDPPLSSNVSLSLFILDQNDNVPEILYPMLPTDGSTGVELAPRSAEPGYLVTKVVAVDRDSGQNAWLSYRLLKASDPGLFTVGLHTGEVRTARALLDRDALKQSLVVAVQDHGQPPLSATVTLTVAVASSIPEVLADLGSIRTPTSSDDSDLTLYLVVAVAVVSCIFLAFVIVLLALRLWRWHKSSLLQASGVGLAGLPASGFVGMEGVQAFLKTYSHEVSLTSDSRGSHVIFPHPNYADTLISQESCEKKDSLLTSRDFHECRDEAASVQQAPPNTDWRFSQAQRPGTSGSQNGDETGTWPNNQFDTEMLQAMILASASEAADGSSTLGGSAGTMGLSARYGPQFTLQHVPDYRQNVYIPGSNATLTNAAGKRDGKAPAGGNGNKKKSGKKEKK